In Mangrovivirga cuniculi, the following proteins share a genomic window:
- a CDS encoding SemiSWEET family transporter encodes MIKLLGILTLVASWSLKLLGFPGQIRKLIKTKNSDSLSLLLFSISFISYVLWTTYGILKNDYVIYLGQGVGILASGITIVYIIKYRNTKEK; translated from the coding sequence ATGATAAAATTATTAGGAATATTAACTTTAGTAGCAAGTTGGAGTTTAAAACTCTTAGGATTTCCTGGCCAGATTCGAAAACTCATTAAGACTAAAAACTCAGATTCCCTATCACTTCTATTATTTTCCATTTCTTTTATTTCATATGTGCTTTGGACAACCTATGGTATATTAAAAAATGACTATGTTATTTATCTAGGGCAAGGAGTTGGGATATTGGCTTCGGGAATTACAATTGTCTATATCATTAAGTACAGAAATACTAAGGAAAAATGA
- a CDS encoding YehS family protein has protein sequence MTNNDILRRLRYTFDLNDHQVIEIFELAQYSVNRSEVVNWMLKEEDEYFQPMSDKELALFLNGLINLKRGVKDGPQHEAEDFLNNNLILRKLRIALNLKDTDMLEILNLANFSIGKHELSAFFRKPGQGQYKPAGDQVLRKFLKGLQLKYRG, from the coding sequence ATGACAAACAACGATATTTTACGTCGGCTACGCTATACTTTTGATTTGAATGATCATCAGGTGATTGAGATTTTTGAACTTGCACAATATTCTGTGAACCGTTCTGAAGTCGTCAATTGGATGCTCAAAGAGGAGGATGAATACTTTCAGCCGATGTCAGATAAGGAACTGGCTCTTTTTCTCAATGGACTGATCAATTTAAAGCGTGGGGTCAAGGACGGACCACAACACGAAGCAGAAGATTTTTTAAATAACAATCTGATACTACGAAAGCTACGAATTGCACTTAATTTGAAGGATACCGATATGCTGGAGATATTAAACCTGGCAAATTTTTCAATAGGAAAGCATGAGCTCAGTGCCTTTTTCCGAAAACCCGGACAAGGGCAGTACAAACCTGCCGGTGACCAGGTGTTAAGAAAGTTTCTCAAAGGACTCCAACTGAAGTATAGAGGGTAA
- a CDS encoding GxxExxY protein, translating into MELENANLSFEREKDQTIYYNGIDVGTRRADFIVENEIIVEIKALISLENVHLAQAKNYLVAYDKAIGLLLNFGSTSLVIKKVFNNHPVKS; encoded by the coding sequence CTGGAATTAGAGAATGCAAATTTATCCTTTGAAAGGGAGAAAGATCAAACAATCTATTATAATGGCATCGATGTAGGTACAAGAAGAGCCGATTTCATTGTAGAAAATGAAATCATAGTTGAGATCAAAGCTTTAATTTCTCTGGAAAATGTACACTTAGCTCAAGCAAAGAATTACCTGGTAGCATATGATAAAGCAATTGGGTTATTGCTAAATTTTGGTTCAACCAGTTTAGTAATAAAAAAAGTCTTTAACAATCATCCTGTTAAATCCTAA
- a CDS encoding GNAT family N-acetyltransferase, protein MNITIRKAVEAEIDILLGFEQGVVDAERPFTTTLKDGTIHYYDIIDLIKSDKAEVLVAVSDNEIIGSGYAKIMEAKPYRKFKEFAYLGFMYVKPEYRGKGINKMIIDSLIEWAKSRDLTEVQLDVYDENTSAKKAYEKVGFKPHLLEMRMEI, encoded by the coding sequence GTGAATATAACCATTCGAAAAGCAGTTGAAGCAGAAATTGATATCCTGTTAGGCTTCGAACAAGGAGTCGTTGATGCAGAAAGACCTTTTACTACTACCTTAAAAGATGGTACAATCCATTATTATGACATCATCGACCTGATTAAAAGCGACAAAGCAGAAGTATTGGTCGCTGTAAGCGATAACGAGATAATAGGTTCGGGATATGCCAAGATTATGGAGGCAAAACCCTATCGGAAGTTTAAGGAATTTGCCTATCTGGGATTTATGTACGTAAAACCTGAATACAGAGGTAAGGGGATAAATAAAATGATTATCGATTCTTTAATCGAATGGGCTAAGAGTAGAGATTTGACAGAGGTACAGTTAGATGTCTACGATGAAAATACCAGTGCAAAAAAAGCGTACGAGAAGGTAGGGTTCAAACCTCACTTGCTGGAGATGAGAATGGAGATCTGA